In Streptomyces sp. TS71-3, the following proteins share a genomic window:
- a CDS encoding acyl-CoA dehydrogenase family protein, giving the protein MSTARSTAQESDESAEHRDLRAAVAALGRRYGRAYMTSVVGAGGHPDELWRETAKLGYLGVNLPEEYGGGGGGIQELSLVLEELGAAGCPLLMMVVSPAICGTVIARFGTGAQKAEWLPALADGSRTMAFGITEPDAGSNSHRITTTARRDEATGDWLLTGRKVFVSGVDIADATLIVGRTEDARTGKLKPCLFVVPRDAEGFSRRRIDMELNAAEKQFELVLDDVRLPADALVGDEDAGLLQLFAGLNPERIMTAAFAIGMGRYALDRAVAYAKERSVWQAPIGAHQAIAHPLAQAHIELELARLMMQKAARLYDAGDDAGAGEAANMAKYAAGEACVRAVDQAVHTLGGNGLTSEFGIASLITAARVARIAPVSREMILNYVSHQSLGLPKSY; this is encoded by the coding sequence ATGAGCACCGCTCGCAGCACGGCTCAGGAAAGCGACGAAAGCGCGGAACACCGGGACCTGCGCGCCGCCGTCGCCGCGCTCGGCAGGCGCTACGGCCGCGCCTACATGACGTCCGTGGTGGGCGCCGGCGGACACCCGGACGAACTGTGGCGCGAGACGGCGAAGCTCGGCTACCTCGGCGTCAACCTCCCCGAGGAGTACGGCGGCGGGGGCGGCGGCATCCAGGAGCTCTCCCTCGTGCTGGAGGAACTCGGCGCCGCGGGCTGCCCCCTGCTGATGATGGTCGTGTCGCCCGCCATCTGCGGAACCGTCATCGCCCGCTTCGGCACCGGCGCCCAGAAGGCGGAGTGGCTGCCGGCGCTCGCCGACGGCAGCCGCACCATGGCGTTCGGCATCACGGAGCCCGACGCGGGCTCCAACTCGCACCGCATCACCACCACCGCCCGCCGCGACGAGGCCACCGGCGACTGGCTGCTGACCGGCCGCAAGGTGTTCGTCTCCGGGGTCGACATCGCGGACGCCACGCTGATCGTCGGCCGCACCGAGGACGCCCGCACCGGCAAGCTCAAGCCGTGCCTGTTCGTCGTCCCGAGGGACGCCGAGGGCTTCTCGCGGCGGCGGATAGACATGGAACTGAACGCCGCGGAGAAGCAGTTCGAGCTGGTCCTGGACGACGTGCGGCTGCCCGCGGACGCGCTCGTCGGGGACGAGGACGCCGGCCTGCTCCAGCTCTTCGCCGGGCTCAACCCCGAGCGCATCATGACCGCCGCGTTCGCGATCGGCATGGGCCGCTACGCGCTCGACCGGGCCGTGGCGTACGCCAAGGAGCGCTCCGTCTGGCAGGCTCCCATCGGAGCCCACCAGGCCATCGCGCATCCCCTGGCGCAGGCCCACATCGAGCTGGAGCTCGCCCGCCTGATGATGCAGAAGGCGGCCCGCCTGTACGACGCGGGCGACGACGCCGGCGCGGGAGAGGCCGCGAACATGGCCAAGTACGCCGCGGGGGAGGCGTGCGTGCGCGCCGTCGACCAGGCGGTGCACACCCTCGGAGGCAACGGCCTGACCAGCGAGTTCGGCATCGCGTCGCTGATCACCGCGGCCCGGGTGGCCAGGATCGCGCCGGTCAGCAGGGAGATGATCCTCAACTACGTGTCCCACCAGAGCCTCGGCCTGCCCAAGTCCTACTGA
- a CDS encoding GNAT family N-acetyltransferase: MSQPHILLRGDRLALGLPRQELLPEYHRWENDPGTILGYGTQMPTAWEVRAAGWEAQARSEMRRSFEVVRLEDEQAIGMTVLYVDQAVQRAEYIILLAPEARGNHYATEATTLTLDWAFNLAALRGVWLKVLEPNRAGIVAYEKAGFRQAGRLRKAGYWLGRSVDELLMDALPEDFAGPSRVAPSSTD, encoded by the coding sequence GTGAGCCAGCCTCACATTCTCTTGCGCGGCGACCGGCTCGCCCTGGGCCTGCCGCGGCAGGAGCTGTTGCCCGAATACCACCGTTGGGAGAACGATCCCGGGACGATCCTGGGATACGGCACCCAGATGCCGACGGCCTGGGAGGTCCGCGCCGCCGGTTGGGAGGCCCAGGCGAGGAGCGAGATGCGCCGCTCTTTCGAAGTCGTGCGGCTGGAGGACGAACAAGCCATCGGAATGACCGTGCTCTACGTCGATCAGGCTGTACAACGAGCCGAGTACATCATTCTTCTGGCCCCGGAGGCGCGCGGGAACCACTACGCCACCGAGGCGACCACCCTGACGCTCGACTGGGCGTTCAACCTGGCCGCCCTGCGCGGCGTCTGGCTCAAGGTCCTGGAACCCAACAGGGCCGGCATCGTCGCCTACGAGAAGGCGGGCTTCCGGCAGGCCGGGCGCCTCCGTAAGGCCGGGTACTGGCTCGGCCGATCCGTCGATGAACTCCTGATGGACGCCTTGCCCGAGGACTTCGCGGGCCCGTCCAGGGTGGCCCCGAGCAGCACCGACTGA
- a CDS encoding biotin carboxylase N-terminal domain-containing protein — protein MITSLLVANRGEIACRIVRTCRDLGIATVAVYSDADADALHARVADSAVRLPGEAPADTYLRGDLVVKAALAAGADAVHPGYGFLSENADFARAVTGAGLVWVGPPPEAIEAMASKTVAKKLMGVPVVTDPAALTEDDLPVLVKAAAGGGGRGMRVVRDLAALDAELAAARAEAASAFGDGEVFVEPYIEGGRHVEVQVLADAHGTVWTLGTRDCSLQRRHQKVIEEAPAPGLAPGLVRRLTEAAERAVRATGYVGAGTVEFLIDEGAGIGEGAGGEGAVAPADGDDGGADARVHFLEMNTRLQVEHPVTEAVFGLDLVAWQIRIAEGRRLYEGADSSAAADHADADVADRAAVPGAGAPPAPRGHAVEARLYAEDPARGWAPSTGVLHRLHVPGAVPGTATQGAPGAGAGAGATGSTPGPFALGSTTGPFALGSTGAGAGGRGLRLDTGYEDGDRVGMHYDPLLAKVVAWAPTRAEAVRRLAGALEHARVQGLVTNRELLLRSLRHPEFAAGRMDTGFYERHLGELTAAAPDPLAPVAAAVAAAQGRSRFGGFRNVPSQPQARRYRGEPDGTEYEVRYRHTRDGLVVEDVLRTEPEGRTAQGAAPGAAQGTAPAHDIRVLRAAADRVVLEAGGVRRTFDVTVRGARVWVGDTALTALPRLPLPAAEERPPGSLLAPMPGTVVRLAEGVAEGARVTAGAPLLWLEAMKMEHTVTAPATGTLTALHAALGHQVESGTLLAVVTEESPAESTGAPVKSTDQTP, from the coding sequence GTGATCACCTCCCTGCTCGTCGCCAACCGCGGCGAGATCGCCTGCCGGATCGTGCGCACCTGCCGCGACCTGGGCATCGCCACCGTGGCGGTGTACTCGGACGCGGACGCCGACGCGCTGCACGCGCGCGTGGCCGACTCCGCGGTACGCCTGCCGGGGGAGGCCCCCGCGGACACCTACCTGCGCGGCGACCTCGTCGTGAAGGCCGCCCTCGCGGCGGGCGCGGACGCCGTGCACCCCGGATACGGCTTCCTCTCCGAGAACGCGGACTTCGCGCGCGCGGTCACCGGCGCCGGCCTGGTGTGGGTCGGCCCGCCGCCGGAGGCCATCGAGGCGATGGCGTCCAAGACGGTCGCCAAGAAGCTCATGGGCGTCCCCGTGGTGACCGACCCCGCCGCACTCACCGAGGACGACCTGCCGGTGCTGGTGAAGGCCGCTGCGGGCGGCGGCGGGCGCGGGATGCGGGTGGTCCGGGACCTGGCCGCGCTGGACGCGGAGCTGGCCGCCGCGCGCGCCGAGGCGGCGAGCGCGTTCGGGGACGGCGAGGTGTTCGTCGAGCCGTACATCGAGGGCGGCCGGCACGTCGAGGTGCAGGTGCTGGCCGACGCGCACGGCACCGTGTGGACCCTCGGCACCCGCGACTGCTCCCTCCAGCGCCGCCACCAGAAGGTGATCGAGGAGGCCCCGGCACCCGGTCTCGCCCCGGGCCTCGTGCGGCGCCTCACCGAGGCCGCCGAGCGCGCGGTGCGGGCCACCGGGTACGTCGGCGCGGGCACGGTCGAGTTCCTGATCGACGAAGGGGCCGGGATCGGGGAAGGCGCTGGGGGAGAAGGGGCCGTGGCTCCGGCTGATGGGGACGACGGCGGCGCGGACGCGCGCGTGCACTTCCTGGAGATGAACACCCGCCTCCAGGTGGAACACCCGGTCACCGAGGCCGTGTTCGGGCTCGACCTGGTCGCCTGGCAGATCCGGATCGCCGAGGGCCGGCGCCTGTACGAGGGCGCGGACTCGTCCGCTGCTGCCGACCATGCTGACGCTGACGTTGCCGACCGTGCCGCCGTCCCCGGGGCCGGCGCCCCGCCGGCCCCGCGCGGCCACGCCGTCGAGGCCCGCCTCTACGCCGAGGACCCGGCCCGGGGCTGGGCCCCGTCCACCGGCGTCCTGCACCGCCTGCACGTCCCGGGCGCCGTGCCGGGGACGGCCACCCAGGGCGCCCCCGGTGCCGGTGCCGGTGCCGGTGCCACGGGGAGCACCCCGGGACCGTTCGCCCTAGGGAGCACCACCGGACCGTTCGCCCTAGGGAGCACGGGAGCGGGAGCGGGCGGACGGGGCCTGCGGCTCGACACCGGGTACGAGGACGGCGACCGCGTCGGCATGCACTACGACCCGCTGCTCGCCAAGGTGGTCGCGTGGGCGCCCACGCGCGCGGAGGCGGTGCGCAGGCTCGCCGGGGCGCTGGAGCACGCACGCGTGCAGGGCCTCGTCACCAACAGGGAGTTGCTTCTGCGGTCGCTGCGGCACCCGGAGTTCGCCGCCGGCCGCATGGACACCGGCTTCTACGAACGCCACCTGGGCGAGCTGACCGCCGCCGCCCCCGACCCGCTCGCCCCGGTGGCCGCCGCGGTGGCCGCGGCCCAGGGCCGCTCGCGCTTCGGCGGCTTCCGCAACGTCCCCTCGCAGCCGCAGGCCAGGCGGTACCGCGGCGAGCCGGACGGCACCGAGTACGAGGTCCGCTACCGGCACACCCGCGACGGGCTCGTGGTCGAGGACGTCCTGCGTACCGAACCGGAGGGACGCACAGCCCAGGGTGCGGCCCCAGGTGCGGCCCAGGGCACCGCCCCCGCCCACGACATCCGCGTCCTGCGCGCCGCCGCGGACCGCGTCGTGCTCGAAGCCGGCGGCGTGCGGCGCACGTTCGACGTCACGGTGCGCGGCGCGCGGGTGTGGGTCGGCGACACCGCCCTCACCGCGCTGCCCCGCCTGCCGCTGCCGGCCGCGGAGGAACGCCCGCCGGGATCGCTGCTCGCCCCGATGCCGGGCACCGTCGTCCGCCTCGCGGAGGGCGTCGCGGAAGGGGCCCGGGTGACCGCGGGAGCGCCCCTGCTGTGGCTGGAGGCGATGAAGATGGAGCACACCGTCACCGCGCCGGCCACCGGCACCCTCACCGCCCTGCACGCCGCCCTGGGCCACCAGGTCGAGTCCGGCACGCTCCTCGCCGTCGTCACGGAGGAGTCGCCCGCGGAGAGCACGGGGGCGCCCGTGAAGAGCACGGACCAGACGCCCTGA
- a CDS encoding DUF397 domain-containing protein → MSEQVKAPAGVAGLAGGGPVVRDSKDPTGPVLGFGTAVWSSFIQSAKDGGFGRCPKP, encoded by the coding sequence ATGTCCGAGCAGGTCAAGGCCCCTGCAGGGGTTGCGGGGCTCGCCGGCGGCGGACCGGTCGTACGCGACTCCAAAGACCCGACGGGACCGGTGCTCGGGTTCGGTACTGCTGTGTGGTCCTCGTTCATCCAGAGTGCAAAGGACGGTGGCTTCGGCCGCTGTCCGAAACCGTGA
- a CDS encoding dihydrofolate reductase family protein: MRPLRYSINVTLDGCCDHREILPDEELHRHATENIAQADALLFGRVTYDMMEAAWRPSARAGATTDWPDWMEPFARTIDAAKKYVVSSSLERVDWNAEFVRGDLRNAVQQLKQEPGNGLFVGGVKLPLALAEMGLIDEYEFVVQPRLVGHGPTLFAGLSKQVDLRLVGRWEFGSGAVAMRYEPKG, translated from the coding sequence ATGCGACCTCTCAGATATTCCATCAACGTCACACTGGACGGCTGCTGCGACCATCGCGAAATCCTCCCGGACGAGGAATTGCACCGCCACGCGACCGAGAACATCGCCCAAGCCGATGCCCTGCTCTTCGGCCGGGTTACCTACGACATGATGGAGGCGGCCTGGCGGCCGTCGGCGCGCGCGGGAGCAACGACCGACTGGCCCGACTGGATGGAACCCTTCGCCCGGACCATCGACGCGGCGAAGAAGTACGTCGTGTCGAGCAGCCTGGAACGGGTCGACTGGAACGCGGAGTTCGTACGCGGGGACTTGCGAAATGCCGTTCAGCAGCTCAAGCAGGAGCCAGGTAACGGTCTGTTCGTGGGCGGAGTGAAGCTCCCGCTGGCCCTCGCGGAAATGGGATTGATCGATGAGTACGAGTTCGTGGTGCAGCCCAGGCTGGTAGGACATGGGCCGACGCTGTTCGCGGGGCTGTCCAAGCAGGTCGACTTGAGGCTCGTGGGCCGGTGGGAGTTCGGCTCGGGGGCCGTCGCGATGCGGTACGAACCGAAAGGGTGA
- a CDS encoding acyl-CoA carboxylase subunit beta has protein sequence MTLLASALDTTAPGYAANREAMLGKLAELEAEHAQALAGGGEKYVERHRGRGKLLARERIELLLDPDTPFLELSPLAGWGSDYTVGASLVTGIGVVEGVECLITANDPTVRGGASNPWTLKKALRANEIALANRLPTISLVESGGADLPSQKEIFIPGGALFRDLTRLSAAGIPTLAVVFGNSTAGGAYVPGMSDHVIMVKERSKVFLGGPPLVRMATGEESDDESLGGAEMHARVSGLADHFAVDEHDALRQARRVVARLNHRKAYPDPAPDGVEPPAYDADELLGVVPGDLKVPFDPREVVARVVDGSDFDEFKPLYGPSLATGWARLHGYPVGVLANAQGVLFSAESQKAAQFIQLANQRDIPLVFLHNTTGYMVGSSYEQGGIIKHGAMMINAVSNSRVPHLSVLMGASYGAGHYGMCGRAYDPRFLFAWPSAKSAVMGPQQLAGVLSIVARQSAVARGKPYDEEADAGLRAMVEQQIESESLPMFLSGRLYDDAVIDPRDTRTVLGLCLSAIHTAPYEGVRGGFGVFRM, from the coding sequence GTGACCCTGCTCGCGTCCGCCCTGGACACCACCGCGCCCGGCTACGCGGCCAACCGTGAGGCCATGCTCGGCAAGCTCGCCGAGCTGGAGGCAGAGCACGCCCAGGCCCTCGCGGGCGGCGGCGAGAAGTACGTCGAGCGGCACCGCGGCCGCGGCAAGCTGCTCGCCCGCGAGCGCATCGAGCTGCTGCTGGACCCGGACACGCCCTTCCTCGAACTGTCCCCGCTCGCGGGCTGGGGCAGCGACTACACCGTGGGCGCCTCCCTGGTGACCGGCATCGGCGTCGTCGAGGGCGTCGAGTGCCTGATCACCGCGAACGACCCCACCGTGCGCGGCGGCGCCAGCAATCCGTGGACGCTGAAGAAGGCCCTGCGCGCCAACGAGATAGCGCTCGCCAACCGGCTGCCCACCATCAGCCTCGTCGAGTCGGGCGGCGCCGACCTGCCGTCCCAGAAGGAGATCTTCATCCCGGGCGGCGCGCTCTTCCGCGACCTCACCCGGCTCTCCGCGGCCGGCATCCCCACCCTGGCCGTGGTCTTCGGCAACTCCACCGCGGGCGGCGCCTACGTGCCGGGCATGTCCGACCACGTGATCATGGTCAAGGAGCGCTCCAAGGTGTTCCTCGGCGGCCCGCCGCTGGTGAGGATGGCCACCGGCGAGGAGAGCGACGACGAGTCCCTGGGCGGCGCCGAGATGCACGCGCGCGTGTCCGGCCTCGCCGACCACTTCGCCGTCGACGAGCACGACGCCCTGCGCCAGGCCCGCCGGGTCGTGGCCCGCCTCAACCACCGCAAGGCGTACCCGGATCCGGCACCGGACGGGGTCGAGCCGCCCGCCTACGACGCCGACGAGCTCCTCGGCGTCGTCCCGGGCGACCTGAAGGTCCCGTTCGACCCGCGCGAGGTGGTCGCCCGGGTCGTCGACGGCTCGGACTTCGACGAGTTCAAGCCGCTCTACGGGCCCAGTCTCGCCACCGGCTGGGCGCGGCTGCACGGCTACCCCGTCGGCGTCCTGGCGAACGCCCAGGGCGTGCTGTTCAGCGCGGAGTCGCAGAAGGCGGCGCAGTTCATCCAGTTGGCCAACCAGCGGGACATCCCGCTCGTGTTCCTGCACAACACCACCGGCTACATGGTGGGCAGCAGCTACGAGCAGGGCGGCATCATCAAGCACGGCGCGATGATGATCAACGCCGTCTCCAACTCCCGGGTGCCGCACCTGTCCGTGCTCATGGGCGCCTCGTACGGCGCCGGGCACTACGGCATGTGCGGCCGGGCCTACGACCCCAGGTTCCTCTTCGCCTGGCCGAGCGCCAAGTCCGCCGTGATGGGGCCCCAGCAGCTCGCCGGGGTGCTGTCGATCGTCGCCCGGCAGTCCGCCGTCGCCCGCGGGAAGCCGTACGACGAGGAGGCCGACGCGGGGCTGCGGGCGATGGTGGAGCAGCAGATCGAGTCGGAGTCGCTGCCGATGTTCCTGTCGGGCCGGCTGTACGACGACGCGGTGATCGACCCCCGCGACACCCGCACCGTGCTCGGCCTGTGCCTCTCCGCCATTCACACGGCGCCCTACGAGGGCGTGCGCGGCGGCTTCGGCGTCTTCCGGATGTGA
- a CDS encoding acyclic terpene utilization AtuA family protein, which yields MRIGNFSGFYGDRSAALTEMLTGGALDVLTGDYLAELTMLILGRDRLRDAALGYAKTFLGQLEQCLGLAHERGVRIVANAGGVNPASLAERLGELADRLGIPARVAHVTGDDLIGRGGWPEGVVTANAYLGGHGIAACLRAGADIVVTGRVTDAALVTGPATAHFGWRPEEYDKLAGAVVAGHVLECGTQATGGNYAFFASHRPGAAHHPGFPLAELHEDGSCVITKQDGTGGFVDTGTVTAQLLYETSGARYAGPDVTARLDTVRLTRQGPDRVAIDGVRGEPPPPSLKVGLNRLGGFRGEVVFVLTGLDIDAKADLVRAQMEDALSKRRPAELRWELARTDHPDAGTEEAASAVLRLVARDRDEQAVGRALGAAAVELALASYPGFHVTAPPGKGTPYGVFETAYVAQGAVEHVAVLPDGRRQHVPGPGRTRELRPVQEPLEADVRQTSPGAGGEGAPAVRTRRAPLGLLAGARSGDKGGDANIGVWARQGLARGPGLAQGPAQRAVANPTDTDPTSPTDPADPVWDWLLRTLTTDRLRTLLPECADLPVTRHVLPNLRALNFVVEGLLGEGVAARHRFDPQAKALGEWLRARHVDIPEDLLAAADPSTDTFTDPFTDPPTGHATGPSTDPSGGPTAGTETQTPAPPTPRTPRTPRSEEPQ from the coding sequence CTGCGCATAGGCAACTTCTCCGGCTTCTACGGCGACCGTTCCGCCGCCCTGACCGAGATGCTCACCGGCGGCGCCCTCGACGTCCTCACCGGCGACTACCTCGCCGAGCTGACCATGCTGATCCTCGGCCGGGACCGCCTGCGGGATGCCGCACTGGGCTACGCGAAGACGTTCCTCGGCCAGCTGGAGCAGTGCCTCGGCCTCGCCCACGAGCGCGGGGTGCGGATCGTGGCCAACGCGGGCGGCGTCAACCCGGCCTCCCTCGCCGAGAGGCTCGGCGAGCTCGCCGACCGCCTCGGCATACCCGCGCGCGTCGCCCACGTCACCGGCGACGACCTGATCGGCCGAGGCGGCTGGCCCGAGGGCGTCGTCACCGCCAACGCCTATCTCGGCGGCCACGGCATCGCCGCCTGCCTGCGCGCCGGCGCGGACATCGTGGTCACCGGCCGCGTCACCGACGCCGCCCTCGTCACGGGGCCCGCCACCGCGCACTTCGGGTGGCGGCCAGAGGAGTACGACAAGCTGGCGGGCGCCGTGGTCGCCGGGCACGTCCTGGAGTGCGGCACCCAGGCCACCGGCGGCAACTACGCGTTCTTCGCGTCGCACCGTCCCGGCGCCGCCCACCACCCCGGCTTCCCGCTCGCCGAGCTCCACGAGGACGGCTCCTGCGTCATCACCAAGCAGGACGGCACCGGCGGCTTCGTCGACACCGGAACCGTCACCGCGCAACTCCTCTACGAGACCTCCGGCGCCCGGTACGCGGGCCCCGACGTCACCGCACGCCTCGACACCGTCCGGCTCACCCGGCAGGGGCCCGACCGGGTCGCGATCGACGGCGTCCGGGGCGAGCCCCCGCCCCCGTCGCTGAAGGTCGGCCTGAACCGGCTCGGCGGCTTCCGCGGCGAGGTCGTCTTCGTGCTGACCGGGCTCGACATCGACGCCAAGGCGGACCTGGTGCGCGCGCAGATGGAGGACGCCCTGAGCAAGCGGCGGCCCGCCGAACTGCGCTGGGAACTCGCCCGTACCGACCACCCGGACGCCGGCACCGAGGAGGCCGCGAGCGCCGTCCTGCGGCTGGTCGCGCGCGACCGCGACGAGCAGGCGGTGGGGCGCGCGCTCGGCGCCGCCGCGGTGGAGCTGGCGCTCGCCTCGTACCCGGGCTTCCACGTGACCGCGCCGCCCGGGAAGGGCACACCCTACGGGGTGTTCGAGACGGCGTACGTCGCGCAGGGCGCCGTCGAGCACGTCGCCGTTCTCCCGGACGGGCGGCGGCAGCACGTACCGGGACCCGGCCGCACCCGGGAACTGCGGCCCGTTCAGGAGCCGTTGGAGGCGGACGTCCGGCAGACCTCGCCGGGGGCGGGTGGGGAGGGGGCGCCCGCCGTTCGTACGCGCCGCGCGCCGCTCGGCCTCCTCGCGGGCGCCCGCAGTGGCGACAAGGGCGGGGACGCCAACATCGGTGTCTGGGCCCGCCAGGGTCTCGCGCGGGGCCCCGGCCTCGCGCAGGGCCCCGCGCAAAGGGCGGTGGCGAACCCCACGGACACGGACCCCACGAGCCCCACGGACCCCGCGGACCCCGTCTGGGACTGGCTCCTGCGCACCCTCACCACCGACCGCCTGCGCACCCTCCTGCCGGAGTGCGCGGACCTGCCGGTCACCCGCCATGTGCTGCCCAACCTGCGGGCCCTGAACTTCGTGGTCGAGGGGCTGCTCGGCGAGGGAGTCGCCGCCCGGCACCGTTTCGACCCGCAGGCCAAGGCGCTCGGCGAGTGGCTGCGCGCCCGCCACGTGGACATCCCGGAAGACCTGCTGGCGGCCGCGGATCCCTCCACGGATACCTTCACGGATCCCTTCACGGATCCCCCCACAGGCCATGCCACAGGCCCCTCCACGGACCCCTCCGGGGGCCCTACCGCGGGCACCGAGACGCAAACCCCCGCGCCCCCCACCCCTCGCACCCCCCGCACGCCCCGCTCCGAGGAGCCCCAGTGA
- a CDS encoding TIGR03084 family metal-binding protein, translating to MSDPRPVLDDLRAESEELDQLVSGLSAREWAAETPAPGWTVAHQIAHLAWTDRAALLAATDTDAFAAQIEEAAAAPDTYIDDAAQAGAVLLPSELMARWRAGREELQRLLRAAPDGTRFPWYGPPMSPAGVATGRIMETWAHGKDVADTLGVVREPTDRLRHVVRIGVRARDFAYLVHGLRPPEEEFRVELTAASGEVWAHGPEDAAQRVTGSAVDFCLLVTQRAHRSDVDVHADGPDADEWLDIAQAFAGPPGEGRAPGTPSDGTDGPR from the coding sequence GTGTCCGACCCCCGCCCCGTGCTCGACGACCTGCGTGCCGAGAGCGAGGAGCTCGACCAGCTGGTGAGCGGGCTCTCCGCGCGCGAGTGGGCCGCGGAGACCCCCGCACCCGGCTGGACCGTGGCCCACCAGATCGCCCACCTCGCCTGGACCGACCGGGCCGCGCTGCTCGCCGCCACCGACACGGACGCCTTCGCGGCCCAGATCGAGGAGGCCGCCGCGGCCCCGGACACGTACATAGACGACGCCGCACAGGCCGGCGCGGTGCTGCTCCCCTCCGAGTTGATGGCCCGCTGGCGCGCCGGCCGCGAGGAGCTCCAGCGGTTGCTGCGGGCGGCGCCGGACGGGACGCGGTTTCCCTGGTACGGGCCGCCGATGTCCCCCGCGGGCGTGGCCACCGGGCGGATCATGGAGACGTGGGCGCACGGCAAGGACGTCGCCGACACCCTCGGCGTGGTCCGGGAGCCCACCGATCGGCTGCGGCACGTGGTGCGGATCGGCGTCAGGGCACGGGATTTCGCCTACCTGGTGCACGGACTGCGGCCACCCGAGGAGGAGTTCAGGGTGGAGCTGACCGCCGCCTCGGGCGAGGTCTGGGCCCACGGCCCCGAGGACGCCGCCCAGCGCGTCACCGGCTCCGCCGTCGACTTCTGCCTGCTCGTCACCCAGCGCGCGCACCGCTCGGACGTGGACGTGCACGCGGACGGCCCCGACGCCGACGAGTGGCTCGACATCGCCCAGGCCTTCGCGGGTCCCCCGGGGGAGGGCCGCGCGCCGGGAACGCCCTCCGACGGGACGGACGGCCCCCGGTGA